ctttttttttttttcctttactcTTGATATTTACTAGATATTATCTGGATTGTTAATGCAAAAATTGATGTACCTGTTAAAATAGGCATCCCTGGGAACTGAGAAGAAAGACATttactaaaatttttttctgTTGTCAATAATGGAACAAGTTTGAATTGTAGGTGACAATTGAGAAGAATGAGCTGAAGGAAGAGAACTCTGCTCTAGAAACTCAGATTGAGGGATTGAAAAGTGAGCTGGAAGCAAGGGTATCCCAATCAAAACCTGACCTGAATGTGCCTCCTCCTGAGTTTCACCATCCCGAATTGACACAACATTTCCCAGGAGAGTCTCTGAGGTTACCTGCAGCAGATGCTACATTGCAGCAAGCACAAGCTGTTATTGTCGTCCCCCTCCATCCTGAACTCCAAGGTTATCCAGTGACCAACTCAAATGTGAGTAAACCACATGCTAGATATCCAACGTCTACAGATTCATGGCCTTCCCAACTTCTTGAGGAGCAGCTAAGGGGTAGGAAAGAAGTTCAATAGCGACCTTGGCAATACCCTTTGTAGAGTTTGTATATTGCTTGGAGGAAGTGAATGAAGGTAAAATATTCTGTTTTGGCTTGGTTGGGTTAGTTACCAAATTCAAATAGTTTTATTGGtaggattaaaaaaatatcgtATGACGAGCAGGACTAAACATTGTGAGAAATGGTAGAAAATTGGATAACCCCCTTATGGGAATGCCTGACCCTGATCATATTTTCATTGACCGTAGTGGTGAAATCAGTCTTCTGTCTTTAAtggatttctttttcttcttcattatcATAAAGATCGaatttcatattcaaatttagaATCTGGGAAGtggatgaaattttaatatttaatttaattgtatcAGCAACCATTAAAGTGTTCAATAATATATTGATGTCAAATGAGAATTGttaaaatcattttatattaaataattaatagctGCCATCCaggaaaaacaataaaattatgaattggAAAAAAAACGAATTAATTTGAGCCGCATTCATTCGCACAGTGGAAGTAACATAGTTCGTAGATGATTTGAACTTGTTTGCAGCCATTCACCTTGTTTTAAAACCGGTACTCCTTTTCTCATTTCCATCGAGCTCAAAATTACCAGTTAAATCTGTTATATCAAGAAGATGAATTTTTCGCAAAAGCTGAATTATAAGCCCAATTGCATACAAATCCCATTTGCTCGAAACCTACCCGTTGGATCTTATCAAGGGGATGGGGATGGATGTAAGTCTAATTACTAAGTATtcataatttattcaattttgtaacattctttttccttttctacaTACAAAGCATATTAAACCGAAAAAAATTTATTGCATGACCTGCCTAATGAAAGCAACAATAGCCACTAGccaattaaatgaaaaaaatattcctcAAATAAATTTCATTGTCATGTTAACAACTCTATTATTATCGATGCACAAATTCAAATGAGAGATAAAACAATATTATCGATACACAAATTCAAATGAGAGATAAAAcagttgaaaaattattattgatgcACAAATTCAAatgagagataaaaaaaaaataagagttAAAATAGTTGAGAACTTAAAACTGTAGCATTAGTAATAATAACCATTACGTCTAAAAGATACAAAAAATCATACTTATTCAACATAAAAAAAGAATCTTTGCATCCATATAACAATATATAACAATATAACTCCAAACATATTTAACCATTATCATCTAATAAAATACCAATAGTGTTTCAAATTATTATAACAACAAAGAAAATTGATCCTACATatcacatcaacattaaatttCAAAGTCCATGAGGAGAAGATAACTAGATCTCCTATCTAAGTAAGCGCCGAGAAATGCGAGTAATAAAAATACCATACTACTGAAATTTCAAATAGTTAAGAGTAACACGAGATGAAGTGATGAAGTGGCAAAGAGATTTGGAAGAATAAActtaaatattcttttattaCGTGCCTTTCATATATTCCAAATAGTAAGAGAAATTAGCTGCATAATAAATATACAGTCTAGTTTGCcaataattttatttggttAGAATAATTCTTACCTTTCATATATTCCAAATAGTAAGAGAAATTAGATGTATAATAAATGTATAATTTAGTTCGCCAATAATCTTATTTGGTTAGAGTAACTcaactaaaaaattttaaattttatgaaatgttggtttgactatttttttttattcttttaaaatattaaaatgattttttctcAATTAAATTTAAGGAAAATAAACTCTCTAGAAAGCAACCATTTCAACTAAACAACCACTAGAGATAGTTGCTTTAACATATGATACTAGCTTTAAATCTGCGTGGTGCTGgggtgatatttttttaaatatattaagattttattttttaataaatatattatatatatatttacaataATATAGTTAAATTTAAAGTGCGTGGTGCTGCGGTGAtattcttttaaatatattaagattttattttttaataaatatattatatatatttacaataatatagttaaatttaaagttattataataaatatatatataaaaacattatatagaGGTTTCCATTTAACATTAAGATAAAATTCCTTCGAGAATGAAGGAACTGATTGAAAAGCACAAAGGATACGCATAACATAACAACTTGATACCACCTTGATATTCTACTCTATTGGAAGGTctggttttgatggtttgacTTTTGAAAGGTCTGACCTTAGTGGTTATCCTTTTGAAAGGGTATGACTTTGCTGGTCTTCCTTTTGGAAGGTCTGACCTTGGTAGCCTACCCTGCAAGCTTTTCCTTTCTGATCTGACCTTACTTCTGGCCTTACTCTTCCAACCTGACTTTAGTGGTCTGCCCTTCTGACCTGACCTTAATGATCTGCCTCTTGGTGATCTTCCTTTTGAAAGGTCTGACCTTGATGGTCTTCCACTTAAAAGGTCTAACTTTGGTGGTCTTCTTTCTGAAAAGTCTAATCTTAGTATTCTTTTGGAAGGTTTGACTTTGGTGGACTCTTTTGGAAGGTCTGACCTTTGTGGTCTGACCTTTATGGTCTTCCTTTTGGAAGGTCTGACCTTAGTGTTCTTCCTTTGAAATATCTAACTTTGGTGGTTTGCTCTTTTAGAAGGTCGGACCTTGATGGTTTTCCTTTTGAAAGGTTTAACCTTGATGGTCTTCCTTCTGAAAGGGTTTGACTTTGCTAGTTTTTCTTTTGGTAGGTCTACCTTGGTAGTCTATCCTTCTGACCTGACCTTAGTGGTCTACCCTTCTGGTCAGACCTTAGTAGTCTGTCCTTCCAGGTCTTGCCCTTCTGACCTGATATTAGTGGTCTGCCCTTCCAACTTGACCTTAATGGTCTGTCCTTCCAGGCTGATTTTAGTTATCTGCCCTTCCAGATCTTACTTTAGTGAGACCTTCCTCTTTAAGGTCTTTCTTTTGGAAGGTCTGATATTGGTGGTCTTTCTTTTGAAAGGTCTAACATTGGTAGTCTTCCTTTTGAAAGGGTCTGACTGTAATATtcggctagaccccgacatTGGAATACCtatcttccggcggaatctccgttagaatccagaatttctcggatgtcggagccttctagaagggtaaaataaaggttttctaaaatgttttatgtgtttttatggttttaaagaaagaaagaaattgagttttgaaagaaaagagcatggaggaaaagtccaggttcggccgccgaacctcatgttcggcagccgaacatggggcgGATGCGGAGccacttttggcccccgaaagtggcctggtcagccacctataaagggccccctgtccgaaaatggacgagttttctctctccattttcgggcaaggtgagtctccgccaccccttgatgatcttgtgcttttccttcaagtctctcagaATTTTTATGAGCttttaccatgttttgaagatttttgagctaagatcaaagttttggagcttggagaccttcggagctcgtttcctcctcatctccaagttgggtcacgcctacccttgatcttcaagaggtaagtgtagatccatacctttttatatgttttaagtaagttttaaaaggggttaagggtatatgatgcatgtttagagtagatgtaaaatgttagggtttatgttagttaaatgataaatgtatgttaaatgtgatgttgttggggtttaggctagttttatgcccctatgtgcttgaaaatgtgtttatgcatgttttagaatagtcgAATGCATATTGTGGGGTCTTGGGTGGCTGGATGagagaggcagaatcgggttctgccatgttggaagaatccaggttcggctgtcgaagcaatgttcggccgccgaacctgcctgtggaggcagttttagGCCGcataaactcgcccccgaaagtttggactttcagctctggaggggagtttcggccgccaaacctgccctcgaaagtggttgactttcggatctggagggaccttcggccgccgaacctgtcacTGAAAGtctcctgcccagccttcctttgcctgttttgcatgcatgttttatgacgttttaggggtttttttggggagttgtttagagtcatgttaaagtatgtttggtccctcatttgagtccacctatgtaggatcggacctgaagaactgaggtgatcagcagtgagatagctgctacagagttagttcagagtcagccagaggtgagtagaactaaactaatcttttatttcgagaaatcaaatgttttaagtatgttcatgcatcatgtatatgtaataggttgattgcactagacCTCACAAATAtaacgcattgcattattcattgtgggtgtggatggacaacaggatgacccattagccctctagatatttctatgtaacagaagtcctgaggagccccatcgagGGCTGGGCATAGagtacaggaaagaccaggtgaggcctgcactacgcccctggcacagagcttatgttatgtaatagaagtcctgaggagctccaccgagggccgggcacagagtagagggatttttgggtcagtccatcagtgatgtgaattgtttgtgttgtgacgcatttcatgaaagcatatgtttaattaaactgttttactgttctgctcactgggcttttgtagctcacccctctcccctaacccccaggtttgcaggagcacaggtagctatggAAAAGTCAGCAAGGTTATGGTATAATCTatataatagattagtagtgaacatgtaatgtaaaataatgtaatgtaatgtaaagtagagtaatgttttatggattagtattgtgcttggccctaacagtagtggtaatcccttttgtacatgatctgtatgtaatgtttttaatgatgttatctgatgaaccaagcttgatatatgaaatatggacccaactagagcatttgatgagggctctagtatagggttttatgtttacagatatgatgtatgcacaggttaagcttggtgaaagaaaagtttaaacattttatgaaaatgtatgatcatgtatgagattttatcagatgtacaggatgtatattaggcttgctacgggtcccggcgaccttaagtcgatatgaatcctagcgccgatagcggtccgatttctgggtcgttacagagtggtatcagagccctaggttcatatggtcgaacctagagagtgtcgggttcatagaggtcatagaagggcaagcacaataggaaaaaatcatgtccactaggataggatatagagtcatgtcttgatgatgatgtgaaatgccatgactttatgcatgcgcattaatgatatgtgatgtatgtaatacccggctagactccggtatcggaattcctaccgtccggtggaatctcggatgtcggaagcctctagtagggtagaaacatgttttcataaaatgttttaaagtatttcatggttttaaatatgaaaatttaatgagttttatatgaaaagtctttggaggaaaacccaggttcggccgccgaaagtcaagttcggccgccgaacgtacatgcattttggaggcacgttaggccctcgaaagcatgagtgagggcattccaggttcggccgccgaaagtcaagttcggccgccgaacattgcatggatgcggaggcacattcggcccccgaacgtggcctggccagccacctataaatggggcacttagctgaaatgggcaagctttctcccattttcggccacagcaagcttccgaccttccctttgcaaatctagtgttcttcctccaaatctcttccatttttcttgagttttaaactcacattgaaggttttgagcttttaaaccaagttttggagctttgggaactcaggagctcattttcgtggatctccaagtttaggtcgtctccctctcgatcttcaagaggtaagagccgatcttaagctcctcatgtgttttaagtaagttttaagtgattttatggggtagaatggcatgtatagggttgtatgagtttttaagcaaatgttaggttttatgtgattcttgaacaatgtggcatgtttgtgtatgcttgaagtgttgtagttggggtatttgatgttttgaggcccctaggaacttgtatgcatgatttggttgagatatatgcatgattggtgagtttggaggcgaaaatgcacaaaggagccaagtttctgcccattggcagaaaccaggttcggcagccgaaggcactttcggccgccgaacatggctggggaggcaggcctttcggctgccgaagttgcccccgaaaagagactttcgtctctgtctgggactttcggccgccgaacctacctgagtttcgtctctgtctgggactttcggccgccgaaggtgccgccgaaagtgccctgttcagccacttcatgcatatctctatgtgatattttcaggatgttttagggggtttttggggaatatattagagttatgtttttgtatgttggtccctcattggagtccacctgtgtaggttcggacccgaggaatcaaggaccccagcagtgagccaactgctacagagtttgtcagagtcagccagaggtgagtggaactaaacttcacctttttaaattaagaaatgaaatgcttttatcatgcttcatgcatcatgattatattataggttgtttgcattagaattcacgactatgccgcattgtattgttgtgatagatgacagtggatggacattaggatgattcattagccttctgagtacgaagtcctgtggtgcccataatagggccgggcaatacgaagacctgtggtgcccataatagggccgggcaataactccgagtacgaagtcctgtggtgcccataatagggccgggcaatacgaagtcctgtggtgcccataatagggccgggcatggagttgagggatttttgaatcagtccatccgtggtgtgatttgtttgtgcagtgacgcatttcatgatagcatgttttaaatattctttttatagttccacccactgggcatctagctcacccctctcccctaaccccaggtttgcaggtacgggatagatagagaaggcaagaagaaaagtcatatgtatgtaatagttagtgtgtggacatgacaattgtattatgatgaaatgtaaaagtattcaggatgttatgtaatgaggttattgaggatagagttgtgcttgaccatattatgttgttaatcccttttgtatatacatgatcttatgttatgatgtttatgtaaactaactcaacacaggttgttttgcctttaagacttgatgagatcccacagagggactatgttatgtatatgttcagagtacgcataggttgagttagttgatgacagtatgtatgaagaaaagttttaatttttatgcatgttgttgatcatgtatgggattatacaggtttacaggttatatgtcaggcttgctacgggtcccggcggccttaagtcgacccggatcctagcgccggtagcggtccggatttccggggcgttacagagtggtatcagagccctaggttcataggatcggacctagagtgtcgggctcatagatgttctagaaggtcaagcacaataggaaggtcatgtccactaggataggatgttgagtcctgtcttgtatgatgatgtgaaatgccatgactttatgcatgtgcattaatgatatgctatgctatgtgatgtatgtgatgagggttcttgtgtgcccacatgaaccatatgatgctaatgtttgcttgttatgagctgtttttcagagaataggatgagaggaactcgtcgatctgcgcgattgactggagtgccacctgaggatgagggcacgagcgcccgtcctcctacattgcctagggcaatgtcttgtagagccaacagagaaagggtgtcaagggaccctagaaggtcttttgatgctagcagaagggggacagatagaggaggaagttcttcagatgtgagggaggttatggaagaggatcagaggagggatgggaacctggatgtgagcatgcaggaagaagggacaggggagtcacagggaggcgttcaggcctcggggtatggttttccaccccattatccacccttcccacagggttcagggtattcgatgggaggtacatcggattactccagctttcacccctaccccacctacatgccttatccacccttctatccaccttacccacagtacccagcttatccaccctcacccttctatccaaacccggcaaaccccacctcggggaatgctgcacctccacctccaccacctacagaaccagcagccccagttactcaacctcctagacctagctcagtcgatgggagcaaggtaaagatgacagactacctgaagctagatgctcccaaatacaagtcaggggatgacccctttgagtacctgagagtggtgaagacaataactgatgagctaggggcaaatgacagcagggccattcagatggcagggttcactttaaagtgcaagaaggcacgggaatggttcaaatgttatgtggacccgagactagatggtatgacatgggaagaatttgcgaatgagttcgctggatgggcttttccagacagttctagagaactgaaaatgattgagtttgagcaactgaggcagtcagagcacatgagtgtagaggagttcacggataaattcttggagctattgcctttttcagggcaagctctagattcagatacgaagaaagccaagaaatatgttatgaagctgcattccaggtactcctcgttggttcagtcagctgagagagaaagtttccacactgtggtggatatggctcgaagaatggaggcaagtgccatagttgaggggtcagtgaagcagtcagtgacccagtcttcaggggttaagaccccaagcagaggaggaccaggtttctcttctcagagctcaggtaagaagaggtgggatagtaccaccaagaaaccgaagaagaataagttttggaacaagttgaaattcggtctgggatttggcggtggctcgagctcaggctcagatggtacagaatgccagagatgtggaagaccacacaggggagtgtgtcgagctgggactaatgcatgtttcagatgtggacaggagggacacatggctcgggattgtcctagagcacctttcatgggccagccccagcagacagcttctggtagtgtggcacagccagcagttcctgtaatacccggctggagtccggcatcggaattcctgtagtccggtggaatctcgggtgtcggaaccctcgagaagggtaatgcatatgttttccaaagtcttttcacttgttttcatgtgttgaagtgttaaaagacttgagtgttgaaagaaaagcaacaagggagaaatgcaaaggttcggccgccgaaggtcactttcggccgccgaacattgcatggttgcggcttcacgttcggctgccgaaggtggtctggccagccacctataaaaagggccaagggtcggtggaaggaggttatttctcctccacttgcagccagaggtgagtttcagcctctcctacgttgactttcatgttttccatgattttcagcaaatctttcaagagttttaagagttttggtgacttatgaaggttttgagcaaaagaaccaagttttgaagcttggagctttggaagagcttttcttcatatctccacgttaggatccttcatcctcaagttgtgtaagaggtaagtgaagatcctgagcttctttgatgattttgaaaggttttatgaagtttgtatgggtagtatgcatgtttaggttgaggtgaggtttttgatgatttgtggtgttcaagcatgtttccgtgttatgtgctatgtttgtttggggttttagggtaggtttagaccccttgtgcatatatatatgtatatgctagttgggaggagttgatatgcatgtttgtaggtttttgggcaaagtttgcatgaaacagagcagggttctgtccttcgggcaaaaccaggttcggccgccgaaggaaggttcggccgccgaaccccttgtggaggcagtttcggctgccaaaggttgcccccgaaagctaggctttcggtttagatagagactttcggccgctgaaagagggagttcggccgccgaaagtgtgtgagtttcgtctctggacgagaccttcggccgccgaatgtgccgctgaacatgcatgagtttcgtctctggagtggggtttcggccgccgaacctaccgccgaaagtgccctgtccagctttcttttgcatgttttatgtgatggtttgaggattgtttagaggggtgttggggagtttcttagagatgtgcttgagtaagttgggtccctcatttgagtccacctgtgtaggtacggaccagaggaatcagggaggtcagcagtgagtccagtgtcagaacctgcagagtcagttcagagataactcaaggtgagtggaatttaacttaatgttttaatatgagaactgaatattttatcatgcttcatgcatcatgactatgctctagggtgagtgcattagtgtacacaaagatgatgcattgcatttatccttgtacttggcattgctccttgtacattgcttatgtgagacggcacggacttcgtgaggattcattagccctcagaggaaagacctggaatagccctacggggaccaggcacacaaagacctggaacagccctacggggaccaggcacatggtacttaggtaccccagatgagatagagggagttttgatccgtccggccgaggtgatgtgattatgtgttgcattccatgagagtatgttttatcacctgttattttattactattctactcactgggctagagtagctcatccctctcccctaactccagttgtgcaggttcagagggcagagagaactcagcaaggtacaggaagagtacagagtattgtaatagctagtgtggacatgtcaatgtgtagagatagtgtatatgtacagtgtatagaatgg
This Manihot esculenta cultivar AM560-2 chromosome 6, M.esculenta_v8, whole genome shotgun sequence DNA region includes the following protein-coding sequences:
- the LOC110616563 gene encoding transcription factor bHLH47 isoform X1 produces the protein MVSEGSPSASDEVNVAAEITEKRCFHGRNKGKVPKRIHKAEREKLKREQLNELFLQLASALELTQPNNGKASILSEATRLLKDLLGQIEGLNKENASLLSESRYVTIEKNELKEENSALETQIEGLKSELEARVSQSKPDLNVPPPEFHHPELTQHFPGESLRLPAADATLQQAQAVIVVPLHPELQGYPVTNSNVSKPHARYPTSTDSWPSQLLEEQLRGRKEVQ
- the LOC110616563 gene encoding transcription factor bHLH47 isoform X2, translated to MMCFHGRNKGKVPKRIHKAEREKLKREQLNELFLQLASALELTQPNNGKASILSEATRLLKDLLGQIEGLNKENASLLSESRYVTIEKNELKEENSALETQIEGLKSELEARVSQSKPDLNVPPPEFHHPELTQHFPGESLRLPAADATLQQAQAVIVVPLHPELQGYPVTNSNVSKPHARYPTSTDSWPSQLLEEQLRGRKEVQ